A single window of Larimichthys crocea isolate SSNF chromosome XII, L_crocea_2.0, whole genome shotgun sequence DNA harbors:
- the LOC113747013 gene encoding deoxyribonuclease-1-like, whose product MRNFVLIPQHTSPDYAVQEVDALYDVVTDVRKRWNTNEIVLLGDFNSGCSYVTGSEWQQIRLFTDKSFHWLIPDEVDTTVSHTNCPYDRIVVTDDMLKGVVRGSAHVYDYMVDLNLSLSLALAVSDHFPVEVELIS is encoded by the exons ATGAGGAACTTTGTTCTGATCCCTCAGCACACCTCTCCAGACTACGCTGTGCAGGAAGTAGATGCCCTCTATGATGTGGTGACTGATGTCCGCAAACGCTGGAACACCAAC GAAATCGTGCTGCTGGGCGACTTCAACTCAGGCTGCAGTTATGTGACGGGCTCCGAATGGCAGCAGATCCGCCTCTTCACCGACAAGAGTTTCCACTGGCTGATCCCAGACGAGGTCGACACTACAGTGTCACACACCAACTGCCCCTACgacag GATCGTGGTCACCGATGACATGTTGAAGGGAGTGGTGCGAGGCAGCGCTCACGTCTACGACTACATGGTGGACTTGAATCTCAGCCTCAGTCTG gcaTTGGCTGTCAGTGACCATTTCCCTGTGGAGGTGGAGCTGATTTCCTGA
- the naa60 gene encoding N-alpha-acetyltransferase 60: protein MSDVVPPTALSEVQLRFLCHDDIESVKLLCGDWFPIEYPDSWYQDITSNKKFFSLAATFRGGIVGMIVAEIKGRTKVHKEDGDILASSFPVDTQVAYILSLGVVKEFRKHGIGSLLLDSLKEHISTTAQDHCKAIYLHVLTTNNTAIHFYENRDFRQHHYLPYYYSIRGVLKDGFTYVLYINGGHPPWTIFDYIQHIGSTLASLSPCSIPQRLYRQAQSLLRSLLPWSNIASKTGIQYSRTM, encoded by the exons ATGAGTGACGTGGTGCCTCCCACAGCTCTCAGTGAAGTCCAGCTCCGCTTCCTCTGCCACGATGACATAGAGAGTGTCAAGCTGCTCTGTGGTGATTGGTTCCCAATCGA GTACCCAGACTCATGGTATCAGGACATCACTTCCAACAAGAAGTTCTTCTCCCTCGCTGCCACCTTCAGAGGAGGCATCGTGGGAATGATTGTGGCCGAGATCAAAGGCCGGACCAAAGTACACAAAGAG gatgGAGACATCCTGGCCTCCAGCTTCCCTGTGGACACACAGGTAGCGTACATCCTCAGCCTGGGAGTGGTCAAAGAGTTCAGGAAACATGGCATAG GCTCCCTACTGCTGGACAGTTTGAAGGAGCACATCTCAACGACAGCCCAGGACCATTGTAAGGCAATCTACCTACACGTCCTCACCACCAACAACACTGCCATCCACTTCTACGAGAACAGGGATTTCAGGCAGCACCACTACCTGCCCTACTACTACTCCATACGAGGCGTCCTCAAAGACGGATTCACTTATGTGCTCTACATCAACGGGGGTCATCCACCCTGGACGATTTT TGACTATATCCAGCACATCGGTTCAACCCTGGCCAGCCTGAGCCCCTGCTCCATCCCTCAGAGGCTGTACCGACAGGCTCAGTCCCTGCTGCGCTCTCTGCTGCCCTGGTCCAACATCGCCTCCAAGACCGGCATACAGTACAGCAGAACAATGTGA